A genomic stretch from Oxobacter pfennigii includes:
- a CDS encoding winged helix-turn-helix domain-containing protein: MELLMNHKNMIVSKDSIIEKIWGYETEAADNHVEAHISLLSEYSGAVKPKFR, from the coding sequence TTGGAACTTCTCATGAATCATAAAAACATGATCGTATCAAAGGACTCGATCATAGAAAAGATCTGGGGCTATGAGACCGAGGCTGCAGACAACCATGTAGAGGCACATATATCACTGCTGAGTGAATATTCCGGTGCGGTGAAACCGAAGTTCCGGTGA